The Miscanthus floridulus cultivar M001 chromosome 7, ASM1932011v1, whole genome shotgun sequence genome includes a region encoding these proteins:
- the LOC136462873 gene encoding protein CYPRO4-like: MGGSHSREDLDLSDSDSEDAESRASDNSDYGTPTRASASSKLASGGGAAATPTSIDAIDRHLRQLHLKYNEPISPNPSPGPTPTPSANPTALNAVKLYLHIGGSSSAAKWIISDRLAAASFVRTGDDEDDDAPARGPWCLVVGSKIRARVGPELQLKTFPAQRRVDFVADGVWALKFLHANGFGDFCAKYHSCMFENSYGVAATEEGRAKVFGKDFAAWACPEDGDESIWEDATDGFSPGPKGSPIPPQTPVLKSVLEDLHEFEEPVEEGSGIKSLALGALDNSFLVGDKGIEVVRNFEHGIHGKGMSVKFSGGSTNFSTPKKALLMRAETNMLLMSPATDGKPHAKGVHQFDIETGKVVSEWKFEKDGADINMRDITNDSKGAQLDPSESTFLGLDDNRLCRWDMRDRRGIVQNLASATESPVLQWTQGHQFSRGTNFQCFASTGDGSIVVGSLDGKIRLYSKSSMRMAKTAFPGLGSPITHVDVTYDGKWILGTTDTYLILICTIFIDKDGKEKNGFSGRMGNRIAAPRLLKLNPLDSHLAGANNRFREGRFSWVTENGKQERHLVATVGKYSVVWNFLQVKNSHHECYQYQEGLKSCYCYKVIPKDESIVASRFMHDRYLVSDSPEAPLVVATPMKVTSFSISSRH, from the exons atgGGGGGCTCGCACAGCCGCGAGGACCTCGACCTATCCGACTCCGACTCCGAGGACGCCGAGTCCCGGGCCTCCGACAACTCCGACTACGGCACGCCTACCCGGGCCTCCGCCTCCTCCAAGTTGGCCAGCGGCGGAGGGGCGGCGGCCACCCCCACCTCCATCGACGCCATCGACCGCCACCTCCGCCAGCTCCACCTCAAGTACAACGAGCCCATCTCCCCGAACCCTAGCCCCgggcccacccccacccccagcGCCAACCCCACCGCGCTCAACGCCGTCAAGCTCTACCTCCACATcggcggctcctcctccgccgccaagTGGATCATCTCCgaccgcctcgccgccgcctccttcgTGCGCACcggcgacgacgaggacgacgacgcgcCCGCCCGCGGGCCGTGGTGCCTCGTCGTGGGCTCGAAGATCCGGGCCAGGGTCGGGCCCGAGCTGCAGCTCAAGACCTTCCCCGCGCAGCGCCGCGTGGATTTCGTCGCCGACGGCGTATGGGCCCTCAAGTTCCTCCACGCCAACGGCTTCGGCGACTTCTGCGCGAAGTACCACAGCTGTATGTTTGAGAACAGCTACGGCGTCGCAGCGACGGAGGAGGGCCGCGCCAAGGTGTTCGGGAAGGACTTCGCGGCGTGGGCGTGCCCGGAGGACGGCGACGAGTCCATATGGGAGGACGCCACGGACGGCTTCTCTCCGGGTCCCAAGGGCAGCCCGATTCCTCCGCAGACACCAGTACTGAAGTCTGTGTTGGAGGATCTGCATGAGTTTGAGGAGCCCGTTGAGGAAGGGAGTGGAATCAAGAGTCTTGCGCTTGGCGCACTGGATAACAGTTTCCTCGTTGGAGACAAAGGGATTGAGGTTGTGAGGAATTTCGAGCATGGGATACACGGTAAGGGCATGTCGGTGAAGTTTTCTGGAGGGAGCACAAACTTCTCGACACCGAAAAAGGCTCTTCTTATGCGGGCTGAGACTAACATGCTCCTGATGAGCCCAGCCACTGATGGAAAGCCACACGCCAAGGGGGTGCATCAATTTGATATTGAGACTGGGAAAGTGGTTTCAGAATGGAAGTTTGAGAAAGATGGAGCAGACATTAATATGAGGGATATCACGAACGATAGCAAAGGGGCTCAGCTAGATCCATCCGAGTCCACCTTCTTGGGACTGGATGACAACCGGTTGTGCCGGTGGGATATGAGAGACCGGAGGGGCATTGTGCAGAACTTGGCAAGTGCAACTGAATCGCCAGTATTGCAATGGACACAGGGGCATCAGTTTTCCCGGGGCACAAACTTTCAGTGCTTTGCTTCAACTGGTGACGGTTCGATTGTTGTTGGATCATTAGATGGGAAGATCCGCTTGTATTCTAAGAGCTCTATGAGGATGGCAAAAACAGCCTTTCCTGGGTTGGGTTCACCCATTACCCATGTCGACGTGACATATGATGGGAAGTGGATTCTAGGGACAACAGACACATACCTGATTCTTATATGCACCATCTTCATTGACAAAGATGGAAAGGAGAAGAATGGATTCAGTGGGAGAATGGGCAACCGAATTGCTGCTCCGAGGCTGCTGAAGCTCAACCCACTGGACTCTCATCTAGCAGGGGCAAACAACAGGTTCAGGGAGGGCAGATTCTCTTGG gtgacagaaaatggGAAGCAGGAGCGGCATCTCGTGGCCACTGTGGGAAAGTACAGCGTGGTGTGGAACTTCCTGCAGGTGAAGAACAGCCACCACGAGTGCTACCAGTACCAGGAGGGGCTTAAGAGCTGCTATTGCTACAAGGTGATCCCCAAGGACGAGTCAATTGTGGCCAGCCGCTTTATGCATGACAGGTATTTGGTCAGCGACTCCCCAGAGGCTCCACTGGTGGTGGCCACGCCCATGAAGGTCACCTCCTTCAGTATATCAAGCAGGCACTAG